A window of Raineyella sp. W15-4 contains these coding sequences:
- a CDS encoding amidase family protein, producing MTPRIPSHDAGLAPTFRAFVDALQAVDPRLVERFFVPGEQTLLGRAGGMVVGFGSVVEAVRADPLPAIEGLVQTHQREIGPEGTLITLTHRAPGGGRGVMTLLWEDTPEGWRIASAQVDTPTLAIDPRIWREAGTPLLEPQGSGRLDGLGVALADVIRVAGHRTGLGNSAVLEVSAPAATSASVVTTTLRAGASLVGLAQLEELALGGTGAGQAGMPVNARAVDRIPGGAMSGATTAVAHGQADIALGTDSGGSLLVPASYQGLFGLRSTHGSVPTDGVTTVAPSLDTIAWATRDLDTLGVVTEALLPEAGRREPDEVLLCPDLLRVADPDVVRAIDAITGRWDNGVLPLRMVDLPRSTVAGWGDTFRDVRDLEAAAQYGDWALVHPDDLGQEPEAVLRSGRALAADGADRVRRAQAAARASVAEAIGNGVLVVPTTATVAPTRDLGGAAGRRGRQRTTLLSAIAPLGSLPALTIPLATRRRLPAGLSLVGPMGSDHALVALTRRLLAGARSAFA from the coding sequence GTGACGCCGCGCATCCCGAGCCACGACGCCGGTCTGGCCCCCACCTTCCGTGCGTTCGTCGACGCCCTGCAAGCCGTCGACCCGCGCCTGGTCGAGCGCTTCTTCGTGCCCGGTGAGCAGACCCTGCTCGGTCGCGCCGGCGGCATGGTGGTGGGCTTCGGCTCGGTGGTGGAGGCGGTCCGCGCTGATCCACTGCCGGCGATCGAGGGGCTGGTGCAGACCCATCAGCGTGAGATCGGGCCCGAGGGCACCCTGATCACCCTCACCCACCGCGCCCCCGGCGGGGGCCGCGGAGTGATGACGCTGCTGTGGGAGGACACCCCGGAGGGCTGGCGGATCGCCTCCGCGCAGGTCGACACGCCGACCCTGGCGATCGATCCTCGGATCTGGCGCGAGGCCGGCACCCCGCTGCTGGAACCGCAGGGCTCGGGCCGTCTCGACGGACTCGGGGTGGCCCTTGCCGACGTCATCCGGGTCGCCGGGCATCGTACCGGTCTGGGCAACAGCGCCGTGCTCGAAGTCTCGGCGCCCGCCGCCACCTCCGCCTCCGTGGTCACCACCACCCTGCGGGCCGGGGCGTCGCTGGTCGGCCTGGCCCAACTGGAGGAACTCGCCCTGGGCGGCACCGGCGCGGGACAGGCGGGAATGCCGGTCAACGCCCGGGCGGTCGACCGGATCCCGGGTGGGGCGATGTCCGGGGCGACCACCGCCGTTGCCCACGGCCAGGCCGACATCGCCCTCGGCACCGACAGCGGTGGCTCCCTGCTGGTGCCCGCCTCGTACCAGGGCCTCTTCGGCCTGCGGTCCACCCACGGATCGGTACCCACCGACGGGGTCACCACCGTCGCCCCGTCGCTCGACACCATCGCCTGGGCCACCCGGGACCTGGACACTCTCGGCGTCGTCACCGAGGCGCTGCTGCCCGAGGCCGGCCGCCGGGAACCCGACGAGGTGCTGCTCTGCCCCGATCTGCTCCGGGTCGCCGATCCCGATGTGGTCCGGGCCATCGACGCGATCACCGGCCGATGGGACAACGGGGTGCTGCCGCTGCGGATGGTCGATCTGCCCCGGAGCACCGTGGCCGGCTGGGGAGACACCTTCCGCGACGTCCGTGACCTCGAGGCCGCTGCACAGTACGGCGACTGGGCTCTGGTCCATCCGGACGACCTGGGCCAGGAGCCGGAGGCGGTGCTGCGATCCGGGCGCGCGCTGGCGGCCGACGGGGCCGACCGGGTGCGTCGCGCCCAGGCCGCCGCCCGGGCGTCGGTCGCCGAGGCGATCGGCAACGGTGTGCTGGTCGTCCCCACCACCGCGACCGTCGCGCCGACCCGCGATCTGGGCGGGGCGGCCGGCCGCCGCGGACGGCAGCGTACGACCCTGCTCTCGGCGATCGCGCCACTCGGCAGTCTCCCCGCGTTGACCATCCCGCTGGCGACCCGCCGCCGGCTTCCCGCGGGGCTGAGCCTGGTCGGCCCGATGGGCAGCGACCACGCCCTGGTGGCGCTCACCCGTCGGCTGCTGGCCGGGGCGCGGTCGGCCTTCGCCTAG
- a CDS encoding AzlC family ABC transporter permease, translated as MPALLTSPAVRLGLSVAVATGLYGVSFGALAVASGLSVWQACALSLLMFTGGSQFAFIGTIAGGGAGATATLAATLLGVRNAVYGVSMNALLRPRGWHRFVAAQVTIDESTAVGSSQVEPTEIRRGFWTAGLGVFVLWNAFTLVGALIGAALGDPRVWGLDGAAVAAFLGLLWPRLRRREAGSIAVVCGLVTALATPFVPAGIPILAAAVVAVLWALWGPGHPRTTAEER; from the coding sequence GTGCCCGCCCTGCTGACCTCGCCCGCCGTGCGGCTGGGGCTGTCGGTGGCAGTGGCGACCGGCCTGTACGGCGTCTCCTTCGGCGCCCTCGCGGTCGCCTCCGGCCTGTCGGTCTGGCAGGCCTGCGCGCTGTCGTTGCTGATGTTCACCGGCGGGTCGCAGTTCGCCTTCATCGGGACGATCGCCGGCGGCGGGGCCGGCGCCACGGCGACGCTCGCCGCGACACTGCTGGGGGTCCGCAACGCCGTCTACGGCGTGTCGATGAACGCCCTGCTCCGGCCGCGGGGCTGGCACCGGTTCGTCGCCGCCCAGGTGACCATCGACGAGTCGACCGCGGTGGGCTCCAGCCAGGTCGAGCCGACCGAGATCCGCCGGGGCTTCTGGACCGCCGGCCTCGGGGTCTTCGTGCTGTGGAATGCGTTCACCCTGGTCGGCGCGCTGATCGGCGCCGCGCTGGGTGATCCCCGGGTCTGGGGCCTGGACGGGGCCGCCGTGGCCGCCTTCCTCGGCCTGCTCTGGCCGCGGCTGCGTCGCCGCGAGGCCGGCTCGATCGCCGTGGTGTGTGGCCTGGTCACCGCGCTGGCCACGCCGTTCGTGCCGGCCGGGATCCCGATCCTCGCGGCCGCGGTGGTGGCGGTGCTATGGGCGCTGTGGGGCCCCGGCCACCCGCGGACGACAGCGGAGGAGCGGTGA
- a CDS encoding AzlD domain-containing protein has product MSAWGWVLLACLAAYGLKLSGYLVPDRVLEHPAMTRLTTVLTIGLLSALVVMNTFAHGTALVLDARVVALLVAAVALALRAPFLVVVILGAVAAAVTRLLGWG; this is encoded by the coding sequence ATGAGTGCCTGGGGATGGGTGCTGCTGGCCTGCCTGGCGGCGTACGGCCTGAAGCTGTCGGGCTACCTGGTGCCCGACCGGGTGCTGGAGCACCCGGCGATGACCCGGCTGACGACGGTGCTCACCATCGGCCTGCTGTCCGCCCTGGTGGTGATGAACACCTTCGCCCACGGCACCGCGCTGGTGCTGGACGCCCGGGTGGTCGCTCTGCTGGTCGCGGCGGTGGCGTTGGCGCTGCGCGCCCCGTTCCTGGTCGTGGTGATCCTCGGCGCGGTCGCTGCCGCGGTGACCCGGCTGCTCGGCTGGGGCTGA
- a CDS encoding ABC transporter ATP-binding protein: MLEISHLTHRFGTTLAVDDLTLSVPDGQITGFIGHNGAGKSTTLRAAAGILPFTTGTITIGEHDVRADPIAAKRITAFLPDNPDLYDFMTGLDFLGFIADLHRIPRAERLDRIASYAEAYDLTDDLGGVIGGYSHGMKQKLALISAFLRRPRLLLLDEPFVGLDPLASHTLKGQLRALCHDGGAVLFSTHVLEVAQSLCDDIAIIRRGRLVISGPTARVVGDASLEDVFLELQGDLR; this comes from the coding sequence ATGCTGGAGATCTCGCACCTCACCCACCGCTTCGGCACCACGCTCGCGGTCGACGACCTGACCCTGAGTGTCCCCGACGGGCAGATCACCGGGTTCATCGGCCACAACGGCGCCGGCAAGTCGACCACCCTGCGGGCCGCGGCGGGCATCCTGCCGTTCACCACCGGCACCATCACCATCGGCGAGCACGACGTCCGCGCCGACCCGATCGCCGCCAAGCGGATCACCGCCTTCCTCCCGGACAACCCGGATCTCTACGACTTCATGACCGGGCTGGACTTCCTGGGCTTCATCGCCGACCTGCACCGGATCCCCCGGGCCGAGCGCCTGGACCGGATCGCCAGCTACGCCGAGGCGTACGACCTCACCGACGACCTCGGTGGGGTGATCGGCGGCTACAGCCACGGCATGAAGCAGAAGCTGGCGCTGATCAGCGCCTTCCTGCGCCGGCCGCGGCTGCTGCTGCTCGACGAGCCCTTCGTCGGCCTCGACCCGCTCGCCTCGCACACCCTCAAGGGGCAGCTGCGGGCGCTGTGCCACGACGGCGGCGCGGTCCTCTTCTCCACCCATGTCCTCGAGGTCGCCCAGAGCCTGTGCGACGACATCGCGATCATCCGCCGTGGCCGGCTGGTGATCAGCGGGCCGACCGCCCGGGTGGTCGGCGACGCCTCACTGGAGGACGTCTTCCTGGAGCTGCAGGGGGACCTCCGATGA
- the dxs gene encoding 1-deoxy-D-xylulose-5-phosphate synthase, translating to MPLLERIQGPADLRDLTRTEMDELAAEIRDFLITHVSRTGGHLGPNLGVVELTLAVHRTFTSPHDPIVFDTGHQSYVHKILTGRQGGFDRLRQLGGLSGYPSREESVHDWVENSHASAALSWAEGMAKALKLKGETDRTVVAFVGDGALTGGMAWEALNNIAVQDDLRLVIVVNDNGRSYTPTVGGLAQHLAVMRTDRRYEDLLDMIKRNISRTPLVGRPAYELLHGLKTGLKDVLAPQGLFADLGLKYVGPIDGHDEPAVERALAQAKDFGGPVIVHCLTQKGHGFRAAEQNEEDRFHAIGQIDAHTGEPLSSIVTATWTDIFAEELVRIGGRRDDVVAITAAMLHPTGLNRFAATFPDRTFDVGIAEQHAVTSAAGMAAMGLHPVVAVYSTFLNRAFDQVLMDVGLHRAGVTFVLDRAGITGSDGASHNGMWDLSVFQIVPGMHMAAPRDAQRLREALNAAVDIDDAPSLVRFSKDKLPDDIDAISHHGAVDVLYASAGRPRVLVVAYGQLVGTGLDVGRRLTQQGIPATVVDPVWALPVGDDLLDLVADHDLVVTIEDNCVVGGVGARLEQVMTDREITTPVQAFGIPDRYLAQGSRGQILADLGLTGQDIARSVVEHMLRLDRPSVDSPIDPSRLQDSQ from the coding sequence ATGCCATTGTTGGAGAGGATCCAGGGTCCGGCGGACCTGCGAGACCTGACCCGCACCGAAATGGACGAGCTGGCCGCGGAGATCCGTGACTTCCTCATCACCCACGTGAGCCGCACCGGCGGCCACCTGGGACCCAATCTCGGTGTGGTCGAGCTGACCCTGGCGGTGCACCGCACCTTCACCTCGCCGCACGACCCGATCGTGTTCGACACCGGGCACCAGAGCTACGTGCACAAGATCCTCACCGGGCGCCAGGGCGGCTTCGACCGGCTCCGTCAGCTCGGCGGACTGTCGGGCTACCCGAGCCGGGAGGAGTCCGTGCACGACTGGGTGGAGAACTCCCACGCGTCGGCCGCGCTGTCCTGGGCCGAGGGGATGGCCAAGGCGCTCAAGCTCAAGGGGGAGACGGACCGTACGGTCGTCGCCTTCGTCGGCGACGGGGCGCTGACCGGCGGCATGGCGTGGGAGGCCCTCAACAACATTGCCGTCCAGGACGACCTGCGCCTGGTCATCGTGGTGAACGACAACGGACGCTCCTACACCCCGACCGTGGGCGGGCTGGCCCAGCACCTCGCCGTGATGCGCACCGATCGCCGCTACGAGGACCTGCTCGACATGATCAAGCGCAACATCAGCCGGACCCCGCTGGTCGGCCGGCCGGCGTACGAGCTCCTGCACGGGCTCAAGACCGGACTCAAGGACGTGTTGGCGCCGCAGGGTCTCTTCGCCGACCTGGGCCTGAAGTACGTCGGGCCGATCGACGGCCACGACGAGCCCGCCGTGGAGCGGGCCCTGGCCCAGGCGAAGGACTTCGGTGGGCCGGTGATCGTGCACTGTCTCACCCAGAAGGGGCACGGCTTCCGGGCGGCGGAGCAGAACGAGGAGGACCGGTTCCACGCCATCGGCCAGATCGATGCGCACACCGGCGAACCGCTGTCCAGCATCGTCACGGCGACCTGGACCGACATCTTCGCCGAGGAACTGGTTCGGATCGGCGGCCGGCGCGACGACGTGGTGGCCATCACCGCGGCGATGCTGCATCCGACCGGCCTCAACCGGTTCGCGGCGACCTTCCCGGACCGTACGTTCGACGTGGGCATCGCTGAGCAGCACGCGGTGACCTCCGCCGCGGGGATGGCGGCGATGGGGCTGCACCCGGTGGTCGCGGTCTACTCGACCTTCCTCAACCGGGCCTTCGACCAGGTGCTGATGGACGTCGGTCTGCACCGGGCCGGAGTCACCTTCGTCCTCGACCGGGCCGGTATCACCGGCAGCGACGGTGCCAGCCACAACGGCATGTGGGACCTGTCGGTGTTCCAGATCGTGCCGGGCATGCACATGGCGGCACCGCGGGACGCCCAGCGGCTCCGGGAGGCCCTGAACGCGGCGGTCGACATCGACGACGCCCCGTCGCTGGTCCGGTTCTCCAAGGACAAACTGCCCGACGACATCGACGCGATCAGCCACCACGGCGCGGTCGATGTGCTCTACGCCTCCGCGGGGCGGCCGCGGGTGCTCGTCGTGGCGTACGGCCAGCTGGTCGGAACGGGTCTCGATGTGGGCCGGCGCCTCACCCAGCAGGGCATCCCGGCCACCGTCGTCGACCCGGTCTGGGCGCTCCCGGTGGGGGACGACCTCCTCGATCTGGTCGCCGACCATGACCTGGTGGTCACCATCGAGGACAACTGCGTCGTCGGGGGCGTGGGTGCCCGGCTCGAGCAGGTGATGACCGACCGGGAGATCACCACGCCGGTGCAGGCCTTCGGGATCCCCGATCGCTACCTGGCGCAGGGGTCACGCGGACAGATCCTGGCCGATCTCGGGCTGACCGGCCAGGACATCGCCCGGTCGGTGGTCGAGCACATGCTGCGGCTGGACCGGCCGTCGGTGGATTCCCCGATCGATCCGAGCCGGCTGCAGGACTCCCAGTAG
- a CDS encoding HRDC domain-containing protein, protein MDDPDNGLPTLLTPRDGTPPVTDTDAGYEAMVEALAEGQGPIGIDTERAHGFRYSPKAWLIQLRRAGAGTFLLDPVALAPEDELADLSGLREAVAEAEWVIHAATQDLPCLVEVGLKPDRLFDTELAGRLLGYPKVSLGAMAEQFCGVHLLKEHSAADWSTRPLPEDWLVYAALDVELLSELRDAMATELVAAGKDEWARQEFAYLVEDAERPRPPREEPWRRVSGIHDVHGRRQLALVRELWEAREGIAARRDKAPGRILNDRVIIAAAVRPGLTAGNLSELSGFRKGVTKRYLTVWSDAVRRVETMAPEDYPAVRPPRRGHGAPRTWQGHNPEAYARFTAAREVLHRIAEQHTVPPENLLAPDTWHQLCWEPPRSVTPVAVDERLAAAGARRWQRELTREGLAAALAE, encoded by the coding sequence ATGGACGATCCCGACAACGGACTCCCCACCCTGCTCACCCCGCGCGACGGCACTCCCCCGGTCACCGACACCGACGCCGGCTACGAGGCGATGGTCGAGGCCCTGGCCGAGGGGCAGGGCCCGATCGGCATCGACACCGAACGCGCGCACGGCTTCCGCTACTCCCCCAAGGCGTGGCTGATCCAGTTGCGGCGCGCCGGGGCGGGCACCTTCCTGCTCGACCCGGTCGCGCTCGCCCCCGAGGATGAGCTGGCCGACCTGTCCGGGCTGCGCGAGGCGGTCGCCGAGGCGGAGTGGGTGATCCACGCCGCGACCCAGGACCTGCCCTGTCTGGTAGAGGTCGGCCTGAAGCCCGATCGGTTGTTCGACACCGAACTCGCCGGCCGGCTGCTCGGCTATCCGAAGGTGTCACTGGGCGCGATGGCCGAGCAGTTCTGTGGGGTGCACCTGCTCAAGGAGCATTCCGCGGCCGACTGGTCCACCCGGCCGCTACCGGAGGACTGGCTGGTGTACGCCGCCCTCGACGTCGAGCTGCTCAGCGAGCTGCGCGACGCCATGGCCACCGAGCTGGTCGCCGCCGGCAAGGACGAGTGGGCCCGCCAGGAGTTCGCCTACCTCGTCGAGGACGCGGAGCGGCCCCGCCCGCCGCGCGAGGAGCCGTGGCGGCGGGTCTCCGGCATCCACGACGTCCACGGCCGCCGCCAACTCGCCCTGGTCCGCGAGCTGTGGGAAGCCCGCGAGGGGATCGCCGCCCGCCGGGACAAGGCACCCGGCCGGATCCTCAACGATCGGGTGATCATCGCCGCCGCCGTCCGGCCCGGGCTGACCGCCGGCAACCTGTCCGAGCTCTCCGGCTTCCGCAAGGGTGTCACCAAGCGCTATCTCACCGTGTGGTCCGACGCGGTGCGCCGGGTCGAGACGATGGCCCCGGAGGACTATCCGGCGGTCCGTCCCCCGCGGCGGGGCCACGGCGCCCCCCGCACCTGGCAGGGGCACAACCCCGAGGCGTACGCCCGCTTCACCGCGGCCCGGGAAGTGCTGCACCGGATCGCCGAACAGCACACCGTGCCACCGGAGAACCTGCTCGCCCCCGACACCTGGCACCAGCTGTGCTGGGAGCCGCCCCGCTCCGTCACCCCGGTCGCGGTGGACGAACGGCTCGCTGCCGCCGGCGCCCGCCGCTGGCAGCGGGAGCTGACCCGGGAGGGGCTGGCGGCGGCGCTGGCCGAGTGA
- a CDS encoding DUF3000 domain-containing protein: protein MAVHPDPTAAPTPFQRVVADLRAHRWRPGVTIEEIPSPQRVAPYAVAVSADLTLRDQELGTGRLVILHDPEGVESWQGAFRVVAYAKGEVDPEMVTDTMLAEVGWSWLLEALGSHDAAYVAPSGNVACTWSRSFGALEEQPPQAEMEIRASWTPLLDGDGGGITAHLDAFAELLCDTCGIPPLPEGVVMMTPLRQRRQER from the coding sequence GTGGCAGTTCATCCCGACCCCACGGCAGCGCCGACCCCGTTCCAGCGGGTGGTTGCCGACCTGAGGGCGCATCGGTGGCGCCCCGGTGTGACGATCGAGGAGATCCCCTCGCCGCAGCGGGTCGCGCCGTACGCCGTCGCCGTCTCCGCGGACCTCACCCTGCGCGATCAGGAGCTCGGCACCGGGCGACTGGTAATCCTGCACGATCCCGAAGGGGTCGAGTCCTGGCAGGGGGCCTTCCGCGTGGTCGCGTACGCCAAGGGGGAGGTGGACCCGGAAATGGTGACCGACACGATGCTCGCCGAGGTCGGCTGGTCCTGGTTGCTGGAGGCACTCGGATCCCATGACGCGGCCTATGTCGCGCCGAGCGGGAACGTGGCCTGCACCTGGAGCCGCTCGTTCGGGGCGCTCGAGGAGCAGCCACCGCAGGCCGAGATGGAGATCCGGGCCTCCTGGACCCCCCTGCTCGACGGGGACGGCGGTGGCATCACGGCCCATCTGGACGCGTTCGCCGAACTGCTCTGCGACACCTGTGGCATCCCCCCACTGCCCGAGGGTGTCGTGATGATGACCCCGCTGCGGCAGCGCCGGCAGGAACGCTGA
- the hemE gene encoding uroporphyrinogen decarboxylase, with the protein MTDIPSLLAAAAREQGNALPVWFMRQAGRSLPEYRAVREGIPMLESCRRPELVTEITLQPVRRHDVDAAIFFSDIMVPLAAAGVELEIRAGVGPVIAEPIRTAQQIRALPDLDPGSIPDIAEAIRAIRAELPPHKALIGFAGAPFTLASYLIEGGPSKDYARTKGLMAAEPMLWDELCAKLARISATFLRVQIDAGAQAVQLFDSWVGSLAPYDYATRVEPHSAQVLSRVADVPRIHFGVGTGELLRLMGAAGADVVGVDWRVPLDEATRRIGPGRAVQGNLDPALLAAPWEVIAERTRDVIRAGAEAPGHIFNLGHGVPAGTDPDVLTRLVAFVHQEGPALRAEALAR; encoded by the coding sequence GTGACAGACATCCCCAGCCTGCTGGCCGCCGCCGCCCGAGAGCAGGGGAACGCCCTCCCCGTGTGGTTCATGCGTCAGGCCGGGCGGTCCCTGCCGGAGTACCGGGCCGTCCGTGAGGGCATCCCGATGCTGGAGTCCTGCCGGCGTCCCGAGCTGGTGACCGAGATCACCCTGCAGCCCGTCCGGCGTCACGATGTGGACGCCGCGATCTTCTTCTCCGACATCATGGTGCCGCTGGCCGCCGCCGGGGTGGAGCTGGAGATCAGGGCGGGGGTGGGCCCGGTGATCGCCGAGCCGATCCGCACAGCGCAACAGATCCGCGCGCTGCCGGACCTGGATCCGGGGTCGATCCCCGACATCGCCGAGGCGATCCGGGCGATCCGCGCCGAACTCCCGCCGCACAAGGCGCTGATCGGCTTCGCCGGGGCGCCGTTCACCCTCGCCTCCTATCTGATCGAGGGCGGGCCCAGCAAGGACTATGCGCGGACCAAGGGCCTGATGGCCGCCGAACCGATGCTGTGGGACGAGCTGTGCGCCAAGCTGGCCCGGATCTCGGCCACCTTCCTGCGGGTGCAGATCGACGCCGGTGCCCAGGCCGTCCAGTTGTTCGACTCTTGGGTCGGCAGCCTGGCACCGTACGACTATGCGACGCGGGTGGAGCCGCATTCGGCCCAGGTGCTGTCCCGGGTGGCGGATGTGCCACGGATCCACTTCGGGGTCGGCACCGGGGAGCTGCTGCGGCTGATGGGTGCCGCCGGGGCCGATGTCGTGGGCGTCGACTGGCGGGTGCCGCTCGACGAGGCGACCCGGCGGATCGGCCCGGGCCGCGCCGTCCAGGGCAACCTCGACCCGGCCCTGCTGGCGGCGCCGTGGGAGGTCATCGCCGAGCGGACCCGCGACGTCATCCGGGCCGGCGCCGAGGCGCCCGGCCATATCTTCAACCTCGGCCACGGGGTGCCGGCCGGCACCGACCCCGACGTGCTGACCCGTCTGGTGGCCTTCGTGCACCAGGAGGGCCCGGCCCTGCGGGCCGAGGCCCTGGCCCGCTGA
- the hemQ gene encoding hydrogen peroxide-dependent heme synthase, with product MKKAREINDTIRYTMWSVFRRTDPGIGVAAAQEALTALAGYESEDADLVIRGWYDVSGFRADADVMVWWHAPRIETLQAAYNTLRASRLGRTLEPVWSQVALHRPAEFNKGHVPAFMAEEEAHPYLVVYPFVRSLEWYLLPDEERRRLLAEHGMMARDYPDVRANTVSSFALGDYEWILAFEADELHRIVDLMRHLRGAEARRHTRLEIPFYTGRRYELSELVDRWDPAL from the coding sequence GTGAAGAAGGCGCGCGAGATCAACGACACCATCCGTTACACCATGTGGTCCGTGTTCCGGCGGACCGACCCCGGCATCGGGGTCGCCGCGGCCCAGGAGGCGCTGACCGCGCTGGCCGGGTACGAGAGCGAGGATGCCGACCTGGTGATCCGGGGCTGGTACGACGTATCGGGTTTCCGGGCGGACGCCGATGTGATGGTGTGGTGGCACGCCCCCCGGATCGAGACCCTGCAGGCCGCGTACAACACGCTGCGGGCCTCGCGGCTGGGTCGTACGCTCGAGCCGGTTTGGTCGCAGGTGGCGCTGCACCGCCCCGCCGAGTTCAACAAGGGCCACGTCCCGGCCTTCATGGCCGAGGAGGAGGCCCATCCATACCTTGTCGTGTACCCGTTCGTCCGTTCACTGGAGTGGTACCTGCTGCCCGACGAGGAGCGGCGGCGGCTGCTGGCCGAGCACGGCATGATGGCCCGCGACTACCCCGACGTCCGGGCGAATACCGTCTCGTCGTTCGCGCTGGGCGATTACGAGTGGATCCTGGCCTTCGAGGCTGATGAACTGCACCGGATCGTCGACCTGATGCGTCACCTGCGCGGCGCCGAGGCCCGTCGGCACACCCGTCTGGAGATCCCGTTCTACACCGGGCGCCGCTACGAGCTGTCCGAACTCGTCGACCGCTGGGACCCGGCCCTCTGA
- the msrB gene encoding peptide-methionine (R)-S-oxide reductase MsrB, whose amino-acid sequence MKPTPHQAPQEPTLKLSDQEWRARLTPSEYHVLRQAGTERPFTGEYETTTTAGVYRCRACGAELFRSTEKFDAHCGWPAFWSPLAEDRVVHLVDDSLGMRRTEVRCARCGSHLGHVFEGEGFDTPTDLRYCINSISLTFEEAEQRSDG is encoded by the coding sequence ATGAAACCCACCCCCCACCAGGCACCCCAGGAACCGACCCTGAAGCTGTCGGACCAGGAGTGGCGCGCCCGGCTCACCCCGTCCGAGTACCACGTGCTGCGCCAGGCCGGCACCGAGCGGCCGTTCACCGGCGAGTACGAGACGACGACCACTGCCGGGGTGTATCGCTGCCGCGCCTGTGGCGCCGAGCTGTTCCGCAGCACGGAGAAATTTGACGCCCACTGCGGCTGGCCGGCGTTCTGGTCACCACTGGCCGAGGACCGGGTCGTTCACCTCGTCGACGACAGCCTGGGCATGCGACGCACCGAGGTGCGCTGCGCGCGCTGCGGCTCGCATCTGGGCCACGTCTTCGAGGGCGAGGGATTCGACACGCCCACCGACCTGCGCTACTGCATCAACAGCATCTCGCTGACGTTCGAAGAGGCGGAGCAGAGGTCGGACGGGTAG
- a CDS encoding sirohydrochlorin chelatase, with product MTAPALVLLAHGHSDPQIAEITHAMRNELMARCPELVVRAAYLGGSGPSPVQVAGKLARLGTEEIVFVPLEVGCAYRASAVAGDAITRVAAACPDLRVLLSRPIGPEPILLTMLDRTLRQALSDHHVTELDGLVLSTAGTQDVRSRALLARRTRQWGMHHKLACVTAYVDETGPSVEEAVQTLWNQGRRHVAVGSWFLSTSDLWAHQAEAALTAGAIAVSRPMTAGPEVAELAMHRYVVGAMDLIDFGSLVPPAEAEEDLDLAPELHAIGA from the coding sequence ATGACGGCCCCGGCCCTCGTCCTGCTCGCCCATGGCCACAGCGATCCGCAGATCGCCGAGATCACCCATGCGATGCGGAACGAACTCATGGCCAGGTGCCCCGAACTGGTCGTACGGGCGGCCTATCTCGGCGGATCGGGCCCCTCACCGGTCCAGGTGGCCGGCAAGCTGGCCCGCCTCGGCACCGAGGAGATCGTCTTCGTTCCACTCGAGGTCGGCTGCGCCTACCGCGCCAGTGCCGTCGCCGGCGACGCGATCACCCGGGTCGCGGCCGCCTGTCCCGATCTGCGGGTGCTGCTGTCCCGGCCGATCGGCCCCGAGCCGATCCTGCTCACCATGCTGGACCGTACGCTGCGCCAGGCCCTCAGCGACCACCACGTGACCGAACTGGACGGTCTGGTGCTCTCCACGGCAGGTACTCAGGACGTGCGCAGCCGCGCGTTGCTGGCGCGCCGGACCCGACAGTGGGGGATGCACCACAAGCTGGCCTGTGTGACCGCGTATGTCGACGAGACCGGCCCCTCGGTCGAGGAGGCCGTCCAGACCCTGTGGAACCAGGGACGCCGGCACGTGGCTGTGGGGTCGTGGTTCCTCAGCACCTCGGACCTGTGGGCACACCAGGCGGAGGCCGCGCTGACTGCCGGCGCAATCGCGGTCAGTCGTCCGATGACGGCCGGCCCGGAGGTTGCCGAGCTGGCCATGCACCGGTACGTGGTCGGCGCAATGGACCTGATCGACTTCGGCAGCCTGGTGCCGCCGGCAGAGGCCGAGGAAGACCTCGACCTGGCCCCCGAACTGCACGCCATCGGCGCCTGA